Proteins encoded together in one Musa acuminata AAA Group cultivar baxijiao chromosome BXJ3-6, Cavendish_Baxijiao_AAA, whole genome shotgun sequence window:
- the LOC135639660 gene encoding protein DETOXIFICATION 54-like, translating into MAEGRDREEAAEGGRGGGMGRLVTAELRELWTMAAPITALNCLVYLRAMVSVVCLGRLGPLELAGGALSIGFTNITGYSVLFGLASGLEPLCSQAYGSRNWELISLSLQRTILLLLLAAVPIAVLWVNLGPILVALGQDPAITAAAATYCLHSLPDLLTNALLQPLRVFLRSQGIARPMAACSAAAVLLHIPLNFLLVFVLRLGVPGVALAAVVTNLNMALFLLGYLRVSRACELSWRGWSRASLHGLSPVLRLALPSCIGVCLEWWWYEIMTVLAGYLPDPTSAVAATAVLIQTTSLMYTVPMALAACVSTRVGSELGAGRPKRAKMAALVALGCAVVIGVIHVAWTTLFREQWARLFTVDASVLRLAAAALPLVGLCELGNCPQTTGCGVLRGTARPATGARINLLSFYLVGAPVAVGLAFQLRIGFGGLWYGLLTAQAVCVVLVLAVVLLRTDWEVEALRAKKLTNLEVTVMSEDAKALIICDSDDEAVRGI; encoded by the exons ATGGCGGAGGGGAGGGATCGGGAAGAGGCGGCGGAGGGCGGACGCGGAGGAGGGATGGGCAGGCTGGTGACGGCGGAGTTACGGGAGTTGTGGACAATGGCGGCGCCGATCACCGCGTTGAACTGCCTGGTGTACCTACGGGCGATGGTGTCGGTGGTGTGTCTGGGGCGACTCGGCCCGCTGGAGCTCGCCGGCGGCGCGCTATCCATCGGGTTCACTAACATCACCGGCTACTCCGTGCTGTTCGGACTCGCCTCCGGCCTCGAGCCGCTCTGCTCCCAGGCCTACGGCTCCCGCAACTGGGAACTCATCTCCCTTTCGCTCCAGCGCACcatcttgctgctgctgctcgcCGCCGTCCCCATCGCTGTCCTGTGGGTCAACCTCGGCCCCATCCTCGTCGCCCTGGGGCAGGACCCGGCCATCacggccgccgccgccacctactGCCTTCACTCCCTCCCGGACCTCCTCACCAACGCCCTCCTCCAGCCCCTCCGCGTCTTCCTCCGCTCCCAGGGCATCGCCCGCCCCATGGCCGCCTGCTCCGCCGCCGCCGTCCTCCTCCACATCCCTCTCAACTTCCTCCTCGTCTTCGTCCTCCGCCTCGGCGTTCCCGGCGTGGCTCTCGCAGCCGTCGTCACCAACCTCAACATGGCCCTCTTCCTGCTCGGCTACCTCCGCGTGTCGCGCGCCTGCGAGCTCTCCTGGCGGGGATGGTCCAGGGCGTCCCTCCACGGGCTCTCCCCGGTGCTCCGCCTGGCGCTCCCCAGCTGCATCGGCGTCTGTCTCGAGTGGTGGTGGTACGAGATCATGACCGTGCTAGCCGGCTACCTCCCCGACCCGACCTCCGCCGTCGCCGCCACGGCCGTCCTCATCCAGACCACCAGCCTCATGTACACCGTCCCCATGGCTCTCGCCGCCTGCGTCTCCACAAGG GTGGGCAGTGAGCTCGGCGCCGGGAGGCCGAAGCGGGCAAAGATGGCGGCGCTGGTGGCGCTCGGCTGCGCAGTCGTGATCGGCGTCATCCACGTCGCGTGGACCACGCTCTTCCGGGAGCAGTGGGCGAGGCTGTTTACGGTGGACGCGTCGGTGCTGCGGCTGGCGGCGGCCGCGCTTCCGCTCGTGGGACTGTGCGAGCTCGGCAACTGCCCCCAGACCACCGGGTGCGGCGTGCTGCGCGGGACGGCGCGACCGGCCACCGGGGCGCGGATCAACCTCCTCTCCTTCTACCTGGTGGGCGCCCCGGTGGCGGTCGGGCTGGCGTTCCAGCTCCGCATCGGCTTCGGCGGGCTCTGGTACGGCCTCCTGACGGCGCAGGCGGTGTGCGTCGTCCTGGTGCTGGCCGTGGTGCTTCTGCGCACCGACTGGGAGGTGGAGGCACTGCGGGCCAAGAAGCTGACCAACTTGGAGGTGACAGTGATGTCCGAGGACGCCAAGGCACTGATAATTTGCGACAGTGACGACGAAGCTGTTCGAGGCATATAG